CAGAATAACCGGCCTTTTCCATCAGGTATTTTTTCCCCTGGGCAGTTGTCCATTTTTCATGGTGAATACCCGTATCGGCAACGAGGTTTGCCGCTGCCCGCAACTGGGCTTCAAGATACGCGATGCGGCCCGTCGAATCCCCTGAATACTGATTCAGGTCGTGGTCCATAATGTAATCTGCATACAACGCCCATCCTTCTGCAAAAGCGGGGTATTGCTGATACTTCTGAAATTCCGGTATATCATTTTGCCGTGTGAGCAGGCTTTGCCGAAATTGATCCCCTGGGACAAGGTAACGGTAAATTTCCGAGCGATTACGATACAGTTTGTGTTTTTCGCGCATTTGAGGGTGAATCCACAACCGGTCAGGCAAGGTGGAATCTGCTGATGGGAAATACTGAAGGGAAACGGGCAGGGTATTGTCATGTTCTCCCGCAGGGATAAATGAAACTGATGCCAGAGATTCGGTATTTTCAAATATACCGCCTATCATGGGGCGGGTTTCCCTGTACAATTTCTGGTATGCGGTGAGGCAGGGGTTGTACCGAATCTGCCCGGTGACGCAGGAAGTAGGTTGTGCAGATGACCAGGCAAGCAACTGTTTGCCCGGATATTTTTCTTCTGAATGGGGAAGGGTGAGTGCCCGTGCCAGCAGTAAAGCCAATGAATCGGCGCTTTTCTGCCCTTTTTCATGCAGGTCAGCGGGTTTTTGTCCGTAAATACCCGCCTCTTCGAGCATAAGTGCATAAAATTTTTCCCCATTTTCCCATTGCCATACCCCAGTTTCTGGCTCTTCTCTGGCAGGCAGCTGCGCCAAAAACTCATCCAACCGGGTATATGCCGGGTAAATTTCCTGTTCCACTACATGTGAAGACTGTTCCAGCAGGTTTGCCGATTCGTATTCGTTGATTTCCGTAGGCTCAATTTTGATCAGCTTTCGTGCATACCCTATATAAAATGGATTTTGATCTGGTGGAATGGCCAGAAACCGGGCGATTTGTGCGCGCATCGCTGCAATGAGCGAAGGCGGAAGGTGGATGCCTTTTGCTTCCCTTTCTCTGGTAACTTTGATCGTTTCCTCAATACTTTCATCTACATTTCGGAGCCGGATCAGATAATGATTTGCCTCATCCTGTGTTGTCATCTCATGGTGAAGGGCAAACAATCCCGGTAAACTGACCTGCGGTCCGTCCACAGGATTGAGGAAGAATACATAATCGGCGAAGGCTGCTTTTTGTTTTGCAGCCTGTAAGGAACGCCTGATAAGGGTATGGGTAATTCGCTGCCGGTCTGTAAAATCGACGGTATCGATTTGTGCCATCTCCTGAAGAAATCCATCGGCGAGGCTGGCATTTTTTTTCAGCAGGCTTTCCCGGCTGGTGAGTTTCCGGTCATAATTGCCTGCCTGGTCGCGCAGCGAAGGGCGAACCTGGCTTAAGAACTCAGGATCATTTTCGATCATGGAGACCGCTACCCGCTCAGCCCACTGGTCGATATTGTGCCCTCTGTCCCAGGCAAAGCGGGCTACCCAAATGCCACCAGCCAGCAGCAAGGCTAAAAGGATAATGATTGGTAGATGTCGCAGCGTGATTTTCATATTTAGAAAAGTCTATGCCACTTCGGCCTGCAGTTTCTGTAGATTTTTTACTCTGATACGTTTTCGATCAAAGTCCAGCAGATTGTCTTCGCGAAACTGGTTGAGGATGGTGGTAACTGTTTGCCGGGATGTACCTGTGAAGTTTGCGATTTCCTGATGGGTCAGGTAGTTGCGAATAACGACCGAGCCATCGACGATATTTCTTCCACTTTTTCGGGCTTGCTCCAGAATATATTCAGCGATTCGTGTTTTAGCATCTTTAAAAAGCAGCGATTCCAGGCGTTTTTGAGTGTAAATCACCCGTTGCCCCATTAGTTTGTTGAGGAAATCCTGAAATCCGGAGACATCACGCATCAATCCGACCACATCTTCCCGTCTGAGGATACATAGTTCCGTATCTTCAACTGCTGCGGCATAATCGTTTCGTTTATTTTCTCCGTAAACCGCCATTTCCCCAAATATCTCTCCGGGGTGAAGAATCGCGCGAATCATTTCATTGCCGTCTTCTGTATATCCGGCAATTTTGACTGCGCCCTTATGGATAAAAAATACCCGATCAGAGTTATCATCACTGAAGTAGATAAACTCTCCCTTTTTATATTGCCTTTTGGGTTGTTTGGCATAATTTTCCTCCGCGCCGTTGATTGGGCAAAAGCATTCCAGGAGGTTTACCTCTTCGAGGTACCATATACTGCCATTTTCCGTATTCATCGGATCAAAAGATTTTATAGGTTAATGAGCCCGATAATCTTTTACGCCTGCTTCTATACGCGTATTGAGGAAATTTTCCGGCGGCGGGATCGGGCATGACCATCCGTCGCTGTAAGCACAATAAGGATTATATAGAAGGTTAAAGTCGATTTCTATGGTATTGTCTTTGGGTACATTGAGGTCGAGATATCTTCCACCTCCGTAAGTCTCTGCACCTGTAGTAAGGTCGGTAACCGGGAGAAACAGATGGTCCTCGTATTGTTTTACACCTGCGAGCTGGAGGTTGCGGTAGGCCAGAAGCTCAAAAGTTTCGCCTTTAAGTTCAAAAGATAACCGGGCGTAGGATACAAATTTTTTATTTCGCTTTGGGTCGCTGGTCGGCATCTCAAATGCCTGCGCTTCAGGAGTAAGTTTTACCTGAGCGACTACCCGGTAGGCAGGGTCAGGTGCAAAATATTCCAGCCCGTGAAATGCTGAAGCTTCTTTCCTGAAAGGAGAAGTTTCAGGGTTTTTAAATTCCCTGTGAACCTGCCTGCGGTGTTTTTCTATTTTACGGATATAGCCTTTGTCAGAGCCCGAGAAAGCAGTCAGGAAAATAAACACCAGTACCAGTAGTGATAAATTAAATATCCTCATGATTTTTATAATCCAAAATAACATCCATACTTGTGACGGCAATCGGGTGATAATTGGGTCTTGCTTCCTGGTAGATGTCGAGGGCCAGTTTTTTCCCTTCTTCTGTTTTAACCATTTCCTTGTAAATAGGTTCAAGAAATTTTCTCCGTCCTACTTTTTTCAGAAAGGCCCGGATTGCCGGATGGGCCTGAGTATATTGATTGTGAATGGATTTTACATACCAGATACACTGAATTTCAGGATTTGTATTTTTACTCAACGAAAATACAGAGTCGAGGGCTGCCATTTGTGATATGTTCAGCGAATCAGGCATGCTTCGAATAAAATGCTGCCATTCATGTGAACTCCATCCTGTGGTTGTGAGTTTTTCCGGAGAAATACCTGCGATCCAGGCTGCAACCTGATCTTCCACCGCTTTAAACCTGACAGATGGCTGATAGGGAATATTATCGGGAATACCGGTTCCATAAACCCAGTCGTGAAGTTCGATTTTCATTTCCATGTCTGGGTATTTGGAGAGAAGATTTTGCTGAAGAATCGTTACAAAATGATCGGTCGTCATGGTTTGGAAGGCATTTTCTGCAAAATAGCTCTTCAGGAAATCATCAAATGCCTCGCGGCCGACATTTTCTTCAATAAGTCTCAGAAAAAAATACCCTTTGTCGTAAGCAATAGAGCCGACCCCGTCATCCGGGTTTCTACCTGTAAGATCAATGGCCAGCCGGGTGTCAAGGCTATCATCCGGCCATAAACCTTCTACTTCTTCTTCCAGGTCCTCATAACTGATTTGTGCCAGCATTTCCGAATATTCACGGCCTTTGAGTTTTTCCATGATGCGGTTTTCAAAATAGACCGTAAACCCTTCATTCAGCCAGAAATCATTCCATGTGGCATTGGTCACAAGGTTTCCCGACCAGGAGTGCGCCATCTCATGGGCTACAAGTGCCACCAGGGATCGGTCACCTGTGATGACCGTAGGGGTAGCAAAGGTCATCCGGGGGTTTTCCATTCCACCAAAGGGAAAACTGGGCGGCAAGACAATCAGATCATATCTTTCCCATTGGTAAGGGCCGTAGAGTTCTTCAGCGATCGTCATCATTTGTTCCATTTCGGCAAATTCCCAAACGGCCGCGTCAATTACTCCCGGTTCTGCATAAATGCCGGTACGTGCGCCTACGGGTCTGAAAACAAAATCGCCCACAGCCAGTGCCAGTAAATAAGCGGGAATCGGCTGTTTCATTTCGAAGGAATAAACGCCTCCGGGCATAACCTCTACGGGGTTTTTGGCACTCATTACAGCCATCAGCCCGTCGGGTACCTTGACCGTGGCGTTGTAAGTAAAGCGAATGCCCGGGCTATCCTGTACCGGAACCCAGGTACGTGCGTTGATCGCCTGAGATTGTGTCAGGAAAAAGGGCGAACGCTTATCTGCCGTAAGTTCTTTGGGCAAAAACTGTAAGGCTTCAGCACCAGGTTTTGTGGAGTATACCACACTCACATACCGGGTATTTTGCCGGAGCTCCACCATCAGCGCCTGCCCCATAATGGAGTCATTTTCTCCTAATTTATAGGTTGCAATTTTTTCATCTGTACCATCGGGGGAGATCATTACCGAGTGAATATCCAGATCTTTTACATCCAGGTAGAGCTCTTTTGCATTTCTGCGCACTTTTTCAACCGTAAGCAGGGCCGTTCCTTGTAAAATTTCTTTTTCAAAATCTACGACAATGTCCAGATCAAGATGAGTGACCCGCGCTTCATAAGGGCGGGAGTAAGAGTGCGGATCTGCAATTTCGTCTTCTACGGGTGATTCAATGGTGCAACCAGCCAGCCACAACACGACCGGAAGAATTTTCATCCATCCGGCTAAATAGGTTATTTTCATAATATCTGTTCAGGGTCCGGTTCATTTATCCCGCAATTTAAGTTAATTGGTGAAAATCTGAAAATTTGCAGTCTTTTGGGTAAGATTCTATTTTTCCAAACATGTACAGAGTAAAAGTATGGGGACCCGTTATCACTTTCCTCTGGATTGCCGGGGTGTATCTTCTAACGCGAAATCCTCACCCTGGTTTTGGTGATGCCCTTGGATTCCTGTATCATGCAGAAAAGGGCTTTGATTTAGCGACAAATGCTACCAGCCATTTTCTTTATATCAATTTTGCACATATAGTAGTCGTCCTTTTACCCTTCCTTTCAACGATTGTTGTGTTGTCGCTCCTTTCGGTTGTATTTGGGTTGCTTTCGCTGGAAAGACTATATCGGCTCGCCCTTTATATCTGCAAAGATCGGCAGGCTGCACGGTTTACCGTACTGATCATCGCTTTTAGTTTTACCTGGTGGCGGCAGGCTGTTGTGATAGAGGTCTATACTTTTTATTGCTTTTGTGTTTTGCAGGTATGGGTATTGGTTGTAAAAGATGTCATTTCCGGAGAATACCGCCGCTTACCCCATGCGGGTTTCTGGATGGGTTTATCTGTGCTGGCGCATATTCAGACTTTGTTACTGATTCCCTTTTTTCTTTTATATCTCTGGTGGGGAAGATCAAATAAAAAACAGGTTGCCCTTTCTTTGGGTATAAGTGCCGCTTTGGGGAGTGTATTGGTCGTTTTGCCTTTAGTTTTTCATTTAAACCCGGTTGATGCTGTATTTTTTGATAACCATTTTCGGGGAGAAGTTTTGGGCATTCATTTGCGGGATCTCATCATGGGGAGTTTTCGCAGCCTGGGATATCTTTTGTACAATTTCCATATTTTCATTCCTTTTTTAGTTCATGGGCTGATCGTAACCTGGCGGCAGGAACGGAAAATGGTACAGTTGCTGGGGCTTGCGGCACTTCCGGTCTGGTTATTTGCCATGCGGTATAATGTTTCAGACAACTATGTATTTTTCCTGTTGCCATATTTTGCACTTGCTGTATTTGCCGGTATGAGTTTTCGCTTTATGGTTTCCGGAATTCAGACCGGATGGCTGAGGATTTGCGCAATAATTTTACCATTTGTCTTATCGCCATTGATATATTTTTTTGCGTGGAAAACAGCTGAACAAATACCTGCTATGCAGGCGTTTGCCAATTCCAAAGCCTATAAGGGCGGAATCGCCTTTTATCTTTGGCCCGGACAATCGCAGGCACCTGACCCGCTCCGGCTGGCTAAGGAAATTCGGGAGGGGAAAGTAGCTCCTGTGCCAGATTTTGAGCGGTATCCCATGGCTTTAAAGTATCTGGAAATCCAAAACCTATAATCTTTTGCCTGTGAATCCATCACCCATTGGCATATTTGACTCCGGACTTGGCGGTCTTTCTGTATGGAAGGAAGTAAAAATCGCCTGTCCATCCGAGTCGCTGATTTACTACGCCGACAGCGGCAATTGTCCGTATGGCAGTCGTCCCCCGGAGGAGATTATTCATCTCTCCTCCGAAATCACCCAATTCCTCCTCCGCAAACACTGCAAACTGATTGTCGTCGCATGTAATACCGCAACGGCAGCGGCCATCGCACATCTACGGGCAAATTTTTCCGTACCGTTTGTCGGGATAGAGCCCGCATTAAAGCCGGCAGCGCAGCTGACGAAGACGGGCCATATCGGCGTGCTCGCTACCCGCGGCACCTTTGCCGGGGCACATTACCAGCGCACAAAAGAAAAATTTGCGAGCAAGGTGGAAGTCCATATCCAGATAGGAGAAGGCCTGGTCGAACTCGTTGAAAACAACCAGGCCAATACACCGGAAGCAGAAACACTGGTACGCCGATACATCGGCCCCATGCTCGACGCTGGAGTAGATCAGATTGTACTGGGTTGTACGCATTACCCATTTCTCCTGCCTGTCATGGAGAGGGTGGCCGGAGACCGGGCAAATATCATCAATCCCGCCCCGGCTGTGGCGCGGCAGGTCGTAAGCCAGTTGGAACAGTTGGGATTGGCTGCACCGGAAGAAAATCAGCCGGAATATTCGTTTTTCAGTAGCGGTGACAGTGCGCGTATATTCGAGATGATTGGATAAGGTTTTTATTTTGGCCCTAATTTTGCTTTATTACGAATATCCAAATCAAAACTCTAAGCGTATGGACTTTTCCTCAACAGAAAGCTGGTTTGATATAACAGTAGCTGTGGTAAGTGTGGCTGCAGTCATTATCGGCCTGGTTACCATCCGCAAAATGCTCAAAGAAGAATCCTTAAGTCTAAAGCAGCCTCTCGTGCAGCCGGAAATTACGCTGCCCGAAAGTCCGGGATATTCGCGGACTAAGTCTGTGATAGAAACGATAGAAGAAAAAAACAAAAAAGAAAATCCTCCCGAAACAACGGCCTCCCGGCTGAAAAAAAGCGAGACCGCTCCCAGTCCTGTTAAAGCCAGCCCCAAAATTATTGCTATTCCGGAACCTCGAAATCGTGAAAAGCAGGGGATTTCCGATATTTTCTTCAACCGGTTCCGGCGCAAAATCAGTACCCAAACGGGGAAAAGCCTCATCATTACGACCGATGAGGTGCTGACAAAACCACCGAAGCACCATGTTCCGCCAAGGCTGAAAGGGGATCAGCTTACGCTGGAATCCCCCAACAAACTGTTGTTCCGCTTAAAAAATGAGGGGCATAAACTCATTTATAAAAAAATCCAGGCAGGGCCCAATAATGAGTTGAATATTACCTACGAACCGCCGCAACGGCGAATCAATATGCTCCTCGAAGAATATGATCAGGGGGAGATTATCTCCTTTTCACTTACCGGTACCAACGTGATTTCTCAAACCTATCATTTCACGATTCATTACGGTGATATGAATGGCAATTATTACACGCAGCAAATCGGTGGACTGGGCCGCGAGTTTCCGATCGTAGATGCACCGGTAAAAGTGTAATCCTTATCAGAATAATCTCCGTTTACTTATTCATCTTTCAGGGTCTCCGCCGGATTTGTCAATGCAGCCTTTATTGACTGATACCCCACTGTGAGCCATGCCAGTACAATCGCCAGAACTGCTGCGGCAACCAGCGTAAATATTCCCACATTTACCCGATAGGCAAAACCACTGAGCCAGTTGTTCATCAGATACCAGGAAGCCGGAAGTGCGATCATTGAGGCGAACAATACAAGTATGGAGAAGTCTTTTGACAACATCGATACAATGTTTCCCACAGTCGCGCCCAGTACTTTGCGGATCCCGATTTCCTTTGCTCGCTGCAAGGTGGTAAAAGATGCCAGGCCAAATAATCCAAGGCATGCAATCAATATCGCCAGTGAAGCAAAAATGCCGAAGGCTTTACCAATCTGCTGTTCTGACTGGTACAACTGCTGGTAGGAGTCGTCGAGAAAATGATATTCAAACGGGCGGTGAGGAACCATTTCTTTCCAGGTTTTTTCGAGGTGAGCGATTGCCACGTCGGGGTTTTGAGGACTGATTCGCACCAGTGCTTCATAGTAATCGTAAGGGGAAAGGAAAATCACAAGCGGTGTGATTTCTTTATGGAGCGAGGCAATATGGAAGTCCGCCACCACTGCCTGAATAAAACCTGCTCTTCCGTTGAGGTTGACCAGTTGGCCAACAGCTTCTTCCGGTTTCCATCCAAGCGTCTGTATGGCTTTTTGGTTCATGATAAAGGGAAAATCTTCGCGAAGTGCGCTCGCCGGGGTGTAGTTGCTTCCGGCAATGATTTCCAGCCCAAGGGTTTGAACCACATCCACATCTGAGGCCATCGCCTGTACCAGGCGTGAGTCCGCTTCATTGGCGGGTTTAAACAGGGTGTAGGTTCCGTCTATTTTTACCGGATTTTCAGAAACAGCGGATACTTCCAGTATTTCCGGGATATTTTTCAGGCTGCCTTTAAGGGTTTCCCATTTTGCGCCAATTTCACGGTCCATGGGTAAAACCACAAGCTGGTCTTTGTCATAACCCAGGCGGGTATGCTGAATCAGGTACAGTTGCCGGTACACGACGAGGGTACATACAATCAGGAAAATAGAAATGGCAAACTGAAAAACCACGAGGGTTTTGCGCAAGAGGTTTCCTCCTGAAGAGGATCTGTATTTACCCCGGAGGATCTGCACCGGTTCAAACTTTGTAAAAACTACAGCCGGCCATATTCCTGAAGCCAGGCTGACAAAAATACCCGTAACTATAACCAGGGGGATCAGAAAGGGAGTGGTAGAAAAATCAAGGGAAAGCTCACGGTGAATCAGCGTGTTAAACAAAGGCAAACTCAGGCGTGCAAAGATCACAGCAACGCCAATCGCCAGAAAAGTAATCAGGGCTGATTCGCCGATGAACTGTGAAAAAATCTGGCTTTTATATGCGCCTACAACTTTTCTCAGCCCCACTTCCCGTGCTCTGTCCACAGACCGGGCTGTGGCGAGGTTCATATAGTTGATGCACGCGATCAGCAAAATGAGCAGCGCAATACCCGAAAAAATATACACATAGCGAATGTCGCTGCCAGGTTCCAGCTCATTTTCTGCATCGGAGAAAAGGTGAATGTCGGCCAGTGGCGTAAGGCGGTACAGCAGGCTTTTATTTCCACCCAACTCATCGCCCAGTTCGCGCTCAATGAGTGCGGGTATTTTTTCCCGTAGAGCGGCGACCGCTTCCGGACTTTTGAGCAGGAGGTATGTCTGGTAATTGGCTGACCACCAGATTTCTTCTTTTGCGGCCTGGAGAGAGGAAAAGGAAGCGAGGAAATCTACATGGAAGTGGGAATTTGGCGGCATATCTTCCATTACGCCGGTAACTTTGTAGTCCCGGCTGTTGTTGATATTCAGCACCTTTCCCATAGGGTTTTCGTCGCCAAAATATTTTTTAGCGCTGGAAGCTGTGAGAATGATACTTGCCGGGTTGTTGAGTGCATGTTGGGGATCACCCGATGTAAGTGTAAAAGAAAAGATGTCAAAGAAAGTAGAATCTGCATAAAACAGCCCTGATTCCTGAAAAACACGGTCGCCATATCGTAGCACATCTGTACTGAAGGTACCCGATGCCAGCAGCCGTACCCCATTTTCCACTTCCGGAAACTCCCGCTGGAAAACGGGCGAGACAGCAGTAGGGGAAACCGCAATATGCCGGGTATTGTCTCCGTCCCTCATTTCCATACTGACCCGGTAGATCCGGTCGAGATTTTTGTGAAAGCGATCATAACTCATCTCGTGCCTGACAAACAAAATCAGCAGCAGGCAGGCTGCGAGGCCGGTTCCAAGTCCAAATACATTGATCAGGGAGTAAGAAAGATGTTTTCGCAGGTTGCGAAAGGCGATAGTGAAATAATGTCTGATCATGGCAGGGTTGATAAAGGTGAGAGGAAATGCGAAAAGCTTAATTCTGAAAAGCGGTAACAAACTCAGCATGCTGAGGAAATACTTCCATCGGGCATACAGATTGTTTTTTTCCGTTGAATGAAGGTGAAACAATTCGGTCAGGTCGCCGAGAATATCTTCTGCGATTTCAGCTTCCAGTCCCCATTGGAGAAATCGCTCCATCCATGTGGGGGGGTGAACGGGTGGTTTGCCTGGCATGGTAGGGGATTAAGAAAAATCAAAAGCGACAGGGGGTACAGAATCCCATAGTTGACTGCGCAGATCTTTGGCTTCGGTCAGGGCCCGGTAGCCATAGACCGTAACACGGAAAAAGCGTTTGCGTTTTCCCCCGCGTTCGGCGGTGGCTTCACCCAGCCTGGAGCTGAGATATCCTTTGTCTTCCAGACGTTTTAAGGCTGTGTGCAGGGCACCTACGCTGATCGATCTGCCCATACGGTTTTCTATCTCTTGCTTTACGCTTACGCCATACGCCTCATCAAATAAAGCTGCGACTGTCAGTAGTACGATTTCTTCCAGTTCTCCGAGATAAGTCCCTTTCATACTTAAAATTATATTATTCCTAAATGTAGGTAATATAATTAAAAATGCAAATGGTTAGCTGAAAAACAAAAAAAAAGCCCCGAAGGGCCTTAGAAACAGATTCACCTAAAAATTTTTAGCCAGCCAAAAAAAGTTATGTTCTTGTTTGTTTGTATTTATCCACTTTAGCTTTTTCCTCCCGGGTAAGTTGTGGGTATATCCGGTCAAAATAAGGCTCATCGATAAAATATTTAATCACATAATCATCGCCGATATTGATGTTGTTGGACCGCATGATTCCGAGCATCATAGGTATCCAGCTGTATTCATGGTACAGTGGTTGAATAGGGGTTACCGCTTTTTGTGAAGTTTGAGGAGCTGAATAATAAGCCTGACGCATATTGCCGGCTACATATTTTCCCTGCTGTTCAATTTTGGAATCATACGTAACCATTTGGGTGATGACGTTACTCTGCTCAGGATCAGACGTGATAGATTCCAGCCTTTTTGCCTCTGCCCTTGAGATATACTGGACAGACTGAACAAATAGTTTTTGGGCAAAGAGTTTGAAAGCCGCGACGTTAAACAGGTATTCTTCGCCAGTGGCATAAAATACCGGACGATCTACATTTTCGACAAATACGGTTCCATCATTTTCGATATAGTAGCCTCGGATCACATTTTCACTCAATACAATCTTCAGGGGGGTGATGTGTTTTTTTACGAGGTCTTTATCATCTGGACCGCGATAGCTGAATGTGCGCTCAGGCAGCCAGTCAGTATGAAACATGACCATCTTTTTTTCTGCATTGTATCTGCCAAACTTGATAAAAATGTGCCGTAGAAATACCTTTTCGAAGGGTTCAATATTTTTCTTCGCGAGGTAGGTGTCCACAAACTCAATTTTTTCCTGGTCGGCGTTATGGTTGCCAAGCAGAATGATTTTTTCAAAAATCTCAGTCAGTCGCCGGTTCATTTCAATAGAATCGGAAACGTGAGAAGAATGTCGGTTTAGGGAAAAAACCTGATTGTTGCCAGTGCGGAGCAGACAGTTTTTTTCATAAAAATTTAAAAAACCGAGTCCGCCGAAGTTAAGTGTCAGGGTTTGTACAGAAGCAGCATAGCGTCCTTTCAATTCGGCATAAGCAGCCAGTTTAAATCGATTGTCGATGGTGAGAGGATAAGAACTGACATTGTCATTAATTACTTCTTCGAGGGAGATTGTGTTGGAATTACTTTGAGCAAAGATCGGAGCAAGCAGCAGACAAATGGCCAAAAAGCCTAACGTGGTTTTCAACATTGACAGGACTGATTGTATAATGAAATTGAGCGTTGAAATATGTACATATGACGGTAACGAGACACAATTACGACTTACTCATGCGTATTTTCAATGCGAAAAATAAAAAAATATAACATCTTGTTTGAAAGGTTAATTCTTCGCAATTAATCAATATCTAACATATTCGGGAGCCGAAATATTAAGACTTTCGCATAAAATACAACTGCCAATCATGGCATAAATGAGTTTTATATTCATTTAAACCACTTAAAATACGATCCGCCTGAATAACTTACTTCTGAGTATAAAATCTTCGGCTGACTATTTAGGAAAATGCATCATATCAGTGTTTCTCCGAAGATAACCAACAGTTGCGCTATGCCGGCCAAAAGGCCCAGTACAGCACCGACAAGGATAAGTTTCCACTCATCTTCCTGAAAGATCGGCCTCAGAAAGCCCGCAAACTCAACCGGGCCCAGGGCCTGCATTTTGGTGCGGAGGGTGTTTTCAATATCGAGTGCTTCTTCCGCATATCCGAAAATATGTTTAATAGAGTGG
The DNA window shown above is from Bacteroidia bacterium and carries:
- a CDS encoding FtsX-like permease family protein, producing MPGKPPVHPPTWMERFLQWGLEAEIAEDILGDLTELFHLHSTEKNNLYARWKYFLSMLSLLPLFRIKLFAFPLTFINPAMIRHYFTIAFRNLRKHLSYSLINVFGLGTGLAACLLLILFVRHEMSYDRFHKNLDRIYRVSMEMRDGDNTRHIAVSPTAVSPVFQREFPEVENGVRLLASGTFSTDVLRYGDRVFQESGLFYADSTFFDIFSFTLTSGDPQHALNNPASIILTASSAKKYFGDENPMGKVLNINNSRDYKVTGVMEDMPPNSHFHVDFLASFSSLQAAKEEIWWSANYQTYLLLKSPEAVAALREKIPALIERELGDELGGNKSLLYRLTPLADIHLFSDAENELEPGSDIRYVYIFSGIALLILLIACINYMNLATARSVDRAREVGLRKVVGAYKSQIFSQFIGESALITFLAIGVAVIFARLSLPLFNTLIHRELSLDFSTTPFLIPLVIVTGIFVSLASGIWPAVVFTKFEPVQILRGKYRSSSGGNLLRKTLVVFQFAISIFLIVCTLVVYRQLYLIQHTRLGYDKDQLVVLPMDREIGAKWETLKGSLKNIPEILEVSAVSENPVKIDGTYTLFKPANEADSRLVQAMASDVDVVQTLGLEIIAGSNYTPASALREDFPFIMNQKAIQTLGWKPEEAVGQLVNLNGRAGFIQAVVADFHIASLHKEITPLVIFLSPYDYYEALVRISPQNPDVAIAHLEKTWKEMVPHRPFEYHFLDDSYQQLYQSEQQIGKAFGIFASLAILIACLGLFGLASFTTLQRAKEIGIRKVLGATVGNIVSMLSKDFSILVLFASMIALPASWYLMNNWLSGFAYRVNVGIFTLVAAAVLAIVLAWLTVGYQSIKAALTNPAETLKDE
- a CDS encoding helix-turn-helix transcriptional regulator, which gives rise to MKGTYLGELEEIVLLTVAALFDEAYGVSVKQEIENRMGRSISVGALHTALKRLEDKGYLSSRLGEATAERGGKRKRFFRVTVYGYRALTEAKDLRSQLWDSVPPVAFDFS